Proteins from one Myxococcales bacterium genomic window:
- a CDS encoding AgmX/PglI C-terminal domain-containing protein: MAKAVLTFALYQGDALQRRETIAQDIVKVGKDPKSHLRVDDELASRMHAVIEVGSPDDITLIDLGNEPGTMVNGARVNKCKLHVGDQIQVGGTNILLERAEAAGAEVQAAPAQAAPAPAMPAPGGASAFGGANPFGGSNPFAAAAASSPFAVGTASPFDVGASALNPFAAGAQQQSHVEALRVPDDAPPGTYTYTLIKSGPDVPAEEVEVAHLQSVEVMVMWGTNVLHVSHLTPPRTFYVGEEQSKNFGCDFYIPAEKLGTTRMPVVVGDRASVAVVIPPGAKGHIEIPGQPRMTLDEARAKAQPSAEVSGGHQFPLPGGGRARIELDQFVFQVAAVNAGKPIKHGVGAGVDWTVFVYFALSFLAHAGLIAAMAFFVPPLGLTDDEGIDKDQLYLIQQYMKSAAEREMEEKETEQVTEDKADNKEGGTGTRAKGEEGSMGNPTTKATNKRYAVQGPKDNPDPHIARQAALREAQEFGMIGLLNTGAAGDPNAPTAPWGRETSLGQDDMSARGNMWGDEIGDAFGAGGLGLSGIGEGGGGRGEGIGLGSIGTLGHGAGTGTGQGFGSGHGRLGGAHATRAPKVRMGATTVSGRLPPEVIQRIVRQNYGRFRMCYEQGLSRNPNLEGRVSVRFVIGRDGSVSNVSNGGSDIPDSGVVGCVVSAYYGLSFPQPEGGIVTVVYPIMFSPG, from the coding sequence ATGGCAAAGGCTGTACTCACGTTTGCGCTCTATCAGGGTGACGCTCTGCAACGTCGCGAGACCATTGCGCAGGATATCGTCAAGGTAGGGAAGGACCCCAAGAGCCATCTCCGCGTCGACGACGAGCTGGCTTCCCGCATGCACGCCGTGATCGAGGTCGGTAGCCCCGACGACATCACGCTCATCGATCTCGGCAATGAGCCGGGCACGATGGTGAACGGCGCCCGCGTGAACAAGTGCAAGTTGCACGTTGGCGATCAGATCCAGGTCGGCGGTACCAACATCTTGCTCGAGCGCGCCGAGGCCGCTGGAGCAGAGGTTCAGGCCGCGCCAGCCCAGGCAGCGCCCGCGCCGGCGATGCCTGCGCCGGGTGGAGCCAGCGCGTTCGGGGGAGCCAATCCGTTCGGGGGTTCGAACCCGTTCGCGGCGGCGGCTGCCTCGAGTCCCTTCGCCGTCGGCACGGCAAGCCCGTTCGACGTGGGCGCTTCGGCGCTCAACCCGTTTGCAGCGGGTGCCCAGCAGCAGTCGCACGTCGAGGCTCTGCGTGTGCCCGATGACGCGCCGCCCGGGACGTACACCTACACGCTGATCAAGAGCGGTCCCGACGTGCCTGCCGAAGAGGTGGAAGTCGCGCACCTTCAGTCGGTGGAGGTGATGGTGATGTGGGGCACCAACGTGCTGCACGTCTCGCACTTGACGCCGCCTCGCACGTTCTACGTGGGTGAGGAGCAGAGCAAGAATTTCGGCTGTGATTTCTACATTCCGGCGGAGAAGCTTGGCACCACGCGCATGCCGGTGGTGGTCGGAGATCGTGCGTCGGTGGCGGTGGTGATTCCGCCGGGCGCCAAGGGCCACATCGAAATTCCGGGGCAGCCGCGGATGACACTGGACGAAGCGCGCGCGAAGGCGCAGCCCAGTGCAGAGGTCAGTGGTGGACACCAGTTCCCGCTGCCAGGCGGCGGACGTGCTCGCATCGAGCTCGACCAGTTCGTGTTCCAGGTTGCTGCAGTGAACGCCGGCAAGCCCATCAAGCACGGTGTGGGTGCGGGCGTCGATTGGACGGTGTTCGTTTATTTCGCGCTGTCGTTCCTGGCGCACGCAGGGCTCATCGCAGCCATGGCGTTCTTCGTCCCGCCGCTCGGTCTGACGGACGACGAGGGCATCGACAAGGACCAGCTCTATCTCATCCAGCAGTATATGAAGAGCGCTGCCGAGCGTGAGATGGAGGAGAAGGAGACCGAGCAGGTCACCGAGGACAAGGCGGACAACAAGGAAGGCGGGACGGGCACACGAGCCAAGGGCGAAGAAGGCTCGATGGGTAACCCGACCACGAAGGCCACCAACAAGCGTTACGCCGTCCAGGGGCCCAAGGACAATCCGGATCCGCATATTGCTCGGCAGGCAGCCCTGCGTGAGGCTCAGGAATTCGGCATGATCGGTCTGCTCAACACCGGAGCAGCCGGCGACCCGAACGCGCCTACGGCGCCCTGGGGTCGTGAGACATCGCTGGGTCAGGACGACATGTCGGCCCGCGGTAACATGTGGGGTGATGAAATCGGTGACGCCTTCGGCGCCGGCGGTCTCGGCCTCTCAGGTATCGGCGAAGGTGGTGGTGGTCGCGGCGAGGGCATTGGCCTCGGCTCGATCGGAACCCTCGGCCACGGTGCCGGCACCGGCACGGGTCAGGGCTTCGGCTCCGGACATGGTCGCCTGGGCGGGGCTCACGCCACCCGCGCTCCCAAGGTCCGCATGGGTGCCACGACCGTGAGTGGTCGCCTGCCCCCCGAGGTCATTCAGCGCATCGTGCGGCAGAACTACGGTCGGTTCCGCATGTGTTACGAGCAGGGTTTGTCTCGAAACCCGAACCTGGAAGGTCGCGTGTCGGTGCGCTTCGTCATCGGTCGTGATGGCTCGGTGTCGAACGTCTCGAACGGTGGCTCGGACATTCCGGACAGCGGCGTGGTGGGTTGCGTGGTCAGTGCGTACTACGGCCTCAGCTTCCCGCAGCCTGAAGGCGGTATCGTAACGGTCGTCTACCCGATCATGTTCAGCCCCGGCTGA
- a CDS encoding sigma 54-dependent Fis family transcriptional regulator: protein MENGAESTGEVTLEVTRERIRGPWVLEIGTPEGSRQARLEPGRPLVLGAGRLADVRVLDPTVSARHCRVTATARGVAVEDVGSKNGVFVGAARVSHALLAKRLGAFVIGRTTVVLRGPEADDESGTREGIPGLVGTSSAMLRVAEEVRRHAPLRAPVLVRGESGTGKDLVAQALHRLSGRSGAFVPLNVGAVPESLADGELFGHRRGAFTGAVATRLGAFEQAQRGTLFLDEVAELPASMQVKLLRVVEDGVVRPVGASQPLTVDVRVVSATWAPLEEWVQLRRFRADLLHRLSTVVIEIPPLRQRKSDIPMLCHALIRRFVPEVGPKCLTSGAIARLVEHTWPGNVRELGAVLYRAAVATDSEVIEACHVQLPEIPIGIRPQALAPAEALVLLERHAGNITAASRAAQVPRSTFRSWLGKARER from the coding sequence ATGGAGAACGGCGCCGAGAGCACGGGAGAGGTCACGCTCGAAGTGACACGGGAGCGGATCCGGGGTCCGTGGGTGCTCGAGATCGGGACTCCTGAAGGCTCGCGGCAGGCCCGCCTCGAACCTGGGCGCCCGCTCGTGCTCGGGGCCGGGCGCCTCGCCGACGTGCGTGTTCTGGACCCAACCGTCAGCGCACGACACTGTCGTGTCACCGCGACCGCGCGGGGGGTTGCGGTCGAGGATGTGGGATCGAAGAACGGTGTGTTCGTGGGGGCGGCTCGCGTCAGCCACGCGCTGCTCGCAAAGCGGTTGGGAGCGTTTGTCATCGGGCGCACGACTGTGGTCTTGCGTGGACCGGAGGCAGACGACGAGAGCGGTACCAGGGAGGGGATCCCGGGTTTGGTCGGCACCTCATCAGCCATGCTGCGGGTGGCCGAAGAGGTCCGACGTCATGCACCGCTGAGGGCTCCAGTGCTCGTGCGCGGGGAGTCCGGTACCGGAAAGGATCTCGTTGCCCAGGCGTTGCATCGACTCAGCGGGCGGTCCGGCGCGTTCGTACCGCTCAACGTGGGCGCCGTGCCGGAATCCCTCGCGGACGGCGAGTTGTTCGGGCATCGCCGCGGTGCGTTTACTGGAGCAGTGGCCACGCGCCTCGGGGCGTTCGAGCAAGCGCAACGCGGCACGCTGTTTCTGGACGAGGTCGCGGAGCTACCCGCCAGCATGCAGGTCAAGTTGTTGCGTGTCGTCGAGGACGGGGTCGTGCGCCCCGTCGGTGCGAGTCAGCCGCTGACGGTGGATGTGCGGGTGGTTTCCGCGACCTGGGCGCCGCTCGAAGAATGGGTGCAATTGCGGCGATTCCGCGCGGATCTCCTGCACCGCTTGAGCACGGTGGTGATCGAAATTCCGCCCCTCCGCCAGCGAAAGAGCGACATTCCCATGTTGTGCCACGCTCTCATCAGGCGCTTTGTGCCCGAGGTTGGCCCCAAGTGTCTGACCAGCGGAGCAATCGCCCGGCTCGTGGAGCACACCTGGCCGGGAAACGTACGCGAGCTCGGGGCGGTGTTGTATCGAGCGGCGGTCGCGACGGACAGTGAAGTGATCGAAGCGTGTCACGTGCAGTTGCCCGAGATCCCGATCGGGATTCGACCCCAGGCGCTGGCGCCCGCAGAGGCCCTCGTGTTGCTAGAGCGTCATGCCGGCAACATCACCGCCGCGTCGCGGGCGGCTCAAGTGCCGCGTTCGACCTTTCGCTCGTGGCTGGGAAAAGCCAGGGAGCGTTAG
- a CDS encoding tetratricopeptide repeat protein encodes MKLDSVSKVACLAAVFVAASACSRDHIEAINLANEGDQAIKVNTEGAIQKYEQAIQLDPTNHRIMWKLAKAYEKKEDWDKLASTLSRASQVAPTFANYYYKRGYALVKMAEAGNPDKYEEAKEPLKKCIEKDPNFAECYHFLGETSLWTNDEQGALDNYTKAVEHDAVTPYFYPPLAELYIAMRFYKEADAVLKEGTRVVPPGEKNNNHLYGMYVLRFQVAQASNDKAGMVAAMEKAEEVAGDSHPEIAFNLGSTYAVMDPPQKEKAVRLLSSFVKRACRSAKAAQFKEQCESANTLIQKLGGKVN; translated from the coding sequence ATGAAACTGGATAGCGTTTCCAAGGTCGCCTGCCTGGCGGCGGTGTTTGTTGCTGCATCTGCGTGCAGCCGAGATCACATCGAAGCCATCAATCTCGCCAACGAGGGTGACCAAGCCATCAAGGTCAATACCGAGGGCGCGATTCAGAAGTACGAGCAGGCCATCCAGCTCGACCCGACCAACCATCGGATCATGTGGAAGCTGGCGAAGGCTTACGAGAAGAAAGAGGACTGGGACAAGCTGGCCTCGACCCTCTCCCGGGCATCACAGGTCGCGCCGACGTTTGCGAACTACTATTACAAGCGCGGTTACGCGCTCGTGAAGATGGCCGAGGCGGGCAACCCCGACAAATACGAAGAGGCGAAGGAGCCGCTGAAGAAGTGCATCGAGAAGGACCCGAACTTCGCCGAGTGTTACCACTTCTTGGGAGAGACCAGCCTCTGGACCAATGACGAGCAGGGGGCGCTCGACAACTACACCAAGGCCGTCGAGCACGACGCGGTCACTCCCTATTTCTACCCCCCCCTCGCGGAGCTCTACATCGCGATGCGCTTCTACAAAGAGGCCGATGCTGTGCTGAAAGAAGGCACGCGCGTCGTTCCTCCGGGCGAGAAGAACAACAACCATCTCTACGGGATGTACGTGCTCCGTTTCCAGGTCGCACAGGCGTCCAACGACAAGGCGGGCATGGTCGCGGCCATGGAGAAGGCTGAAGAGGTCGCGGGCGACAGCCACCCCGAGATCGCGTTCAACCTGGGCAGCACTTATGCCGTGATGGATCCGCCCCAGAAGGAGAAGGCCGTCCGCCTCCTCAGCTCATTCGTGAAACGTGCTTGTCGGAGTGCGAAAGCCGCCCAGTTCAAGGAACAGTGCGAGTCGGCCAACACACTCATCCAAAAGCTGGGCGGAAAGGTCAACTGA
- a CDS encoding tetratricopeptide repeat protein, translating into MDLEQRLNNLERHHDWAGLAEALEQAIASAQDPAAKAEMHLRLGRLLNSQFLQSVKALKHFQDAFKLNPALGEALAEARRIYWELGKLNMVQKLLELQLKNSSEAQAPALYRELGDVFCDLADYERAADAYARAMNDGQSGDVGQLLDDVMVGTEDWQERIGVVLRAAHETETPEGKAEALLRAARIARRYAPDEVEGILGRAYSSDPGSVIVSALYEGLLVDASRTDAVVAMQRQVLDGLPDTTTRADLAFRFGVRWALRHQNFDAAQPLLDEALGLDPSHEAAFAFYKDLHGTRDGQWTQVAAKAEELADALGETAGSAYLLAHAGLVVWRELGDLIRARAVFARLAGVDPEHPALQAFEAQIGEKLGGDAAEAPGEAASAPAASAEPASAPASAPASAPAAEKSAPQAAPAQASGGGDAAKIAELRAQLEEQESSKKMHEYVKTLVALADEVTDTAEKVDLYLKAADLYVHKFVNQAEAVRTYERILEVEPANPGAIDYLRQMYEKRRDWEKLIQLKTNEARQYEQGPVRSAAFKEIAQLATERVKKPEVCIDLWAVVLENDAEDSDAIDALAQLYERARDYEKLADVLEKQAQITYDTGAKINILNKLGQVVGDRLKDDVRAVEAYRQLLTIQPDDRRAQEQLKKRYVTLGRWDDLEVFYAESGKWDEFIRVLESNEAKADTNEQRIGMLLKIAELWMTQKGKPDRSAKAYEKVLGLEPTHLAAAERLIPVYTEANNPKGLANAIEVKLGHVDEPGERLALLREVAELYETRINDKAKAFERFLSAFEIAPSDDQSQADVERAAQQTSRWDEVVAAYRAAEERAEQESDAVLATALRLRLGRILVDEVGRIDDALAEYRAVYEAEPENAVALEALEKLYRQTERWKDLLEVYAKKRDLAYDTETKKPILYEIARLHEGQLGDAESAISTYQAVLEDDPADGIALEALDRLYGETSAWEAYADVLRRRIELDSSEQALVDLKFRLAQTQARHLSDAAGALTNYREILFINQDHEGARVSLEEMLTDEELRGESAAILETIYEVREDWEKLIGALEILAVADSDPQRRVALLRKIAFVAANQLQSLERAIDAQARALKQDPALVDTRLELEQLAEQSGAWQEVIRIYQEVAAGIDDAPLARDYWMRLASIQEQLQLVADAAQSYDKVLALDPGDAEALAAMDALYRGTGHWEELVGVFRRRIDLAEDGAERESLYAQMAQVFEEKLGKPSEAIAAYREVLALDPASAVALSALDGLFTRQSMWAELAENLDTQLGLAEDEATQLSLMLRLAALRETRMSDVDSAIEGYRQVLDREPTDAPALAALERLGQAPENELAIAEILEPLYRQQGDYQKLIGVHEVQVRRADDPSRQVELLHQIASLHEDAAGDVNAAFDTMARALAADPAHEGTQQGLDRLARVTSRFQDLAQVFEKLALEQTEPDLASELYTFAARVFENDVGNVDRAIELYRQVLKIDAMNLAAAESLQTLFHSTERYADMALILQRKATILEDTEDQKAALYQAASIEEEVLERKDAAINVYLKVLEIDPEDLKSIDALISLYLGLSRWEDMLGVYNKKVDLVLDTDEKKMIFYQVGAVHERELSDVGRAIDTYQKVLELDPDDLTALGRLDVLYQTAENWPELLSVLQHEAELTQDAAEAVSFQYRIAELFEKHLADVERAVELYRDILGIQPDHPPTLAALEGIKDGDRAGLAAAGVLEPVYDAMGEWQRLVSVLEVQVRHAEDAYVKVELLHRIARLYEESLNDPHNAFQTYARAVQGDSQNEESLASLERLANLIERWPAVAELYDSELAQLGEQPERVVELGLRVAQVYEVQLENLDNAVARYRRVLEADPESQSAVRALDRLFSQSERWTDLAEVLKREADIGQSPDEILEFKFRLGQVYQLRLGDLDRAIEAYREVINAAPEHADTLTALEGLFESGTKQLEVAEILEPLYQQSGEWEKLIRVREAELGHITDLDQRIAMYQRIAEDAEERLMDPVRAFEVYVRAIRERPLDERTGDEIERLGSMIDGGWEQLANAYADVLGIEGSEAATQAAIGKRLARVFEEELADVAKAEETYRYVLTVVPAEADALANLDRIYTSLEQWPELAGVLEQRAQAAEDSRDKVDLNTRLGQVYEEQLGQVQDAIRAFRRIFDQLEPANEEAIQALGRIYEQTEQWVELDGVYRRELENAVGDVQEAEIRAKMARLASERLGKIEEAIEGWKRVLDLRDEDPEAL; encoded by the coding sequence ATGGATCTAGAGCAGCGTCTGAACAACCTCGAGCGTCACCACGATTGGGCCGGCCTCGCCGAAGCACTCGAGCAGGCCATTGCGAGCGCCCAGGATCCGGCCGCCAAAGCGGAGATGCACCTCCGCCTGGGGCGCCTGTTGAACTCGCAGTTCCTTCAGAGCGTGAAGGCTCTGAAACACTTCCAAGACGCGTTCAAACTGAATCCCGCACTGGGAGAGGCGTTGGCCGAGGCGCGGCGCATCTATTGGGAGCTGGGCAAGCTCAACATGGTCCAGAAGCTGCTCGAGCTGCAGCTCAAGAATTCGAGCGAGGCGCAGGCACCAGCCCTGTACCGCGAACTGGGCGACGTGTTCTGCGACCTGGCCGACTACGAACGCGCCGCGGACGCGTACGCCCGCGCGATGAACGACGGGCAGAGCGGCGACGTCGGCCAGCTTCTGGATGACGTCATGGTGGGGACGGAAGACTGGCAGGAGCGCATCGGAGTGGTGCTGCGCGCCGCCCACGAGACCGAAACCCCCGAGGGCAAGGCCGAGGCACTGCTGCGCGCAGCGCGCATCGCGCGGCGTTATGCGCCGGACGAAGTCGAGGGGATTTTGGGCCGCGCGTACTCTTCCGATCCGGGAAGCGTGATCGTTTCCGCGCTGTACGAGGGCTTGTTGGTGGACGCGAGTCGAACCGACGCAGTCGTCGCGATGCAGCGCCAGGTCCTCGACGGGCTCCCGGATACCACGACACGGGCGGATCTCGCGTTCCGCTTCGGTGTGCGCTGGGCGCTACGCCACCAGAACTTCGACGCGGCGCAGCCGTTGCTCGACGAAGCCCTTGGGCTCGATCCGTCTCACGAAGCGGCGTTTGCGTTCTACAAGGACCTGCACGGTACTCGGGATGGCCAGTGGACCCAGGTAGCGGCCAAGGCCGAAGAGCTCGCTGACGCTCTGGGAGAGACTGCCGGCAGCGCCTACCTCTTGGCCCACGCGGGCCTGGTGGTCTGGCGCGAACTCGGCGATCTGATTCGTGCGCGCGCCGTCTTCGCGCGGCTCGCAGGGGTCGACCCCGAGCATCCCGCCCTGCAGGCCTTCGAGGCTCAGATCGGCGAGAAGCTCGGCGGCGACGCTGCCGAAGCTCCCGGGGAGGCAGCGTCCGCTCCTGCCGCATCGGCGGAGCCAGCGTCGGCGCCCGCGTCTGCTCCGGCTTCCGCGCCGGCAGCCGAGAAGTCGGCGCCCCAGGCGGCCCCGGCACAGGCCAGCGGCGGCGGTGATGCCGCGAAGATCGCGGAGCTTCGCGCTCAGCTCGAGGAGCAAGAGTCGTCGAAGAAGATGCACGAGTACGTGAAGACGTTGGTCGCGCTGGCCGACGAGGTAACCGACACGGCCGAGAAGGTCGACCTCTACCTGAAGGCGGCCGATCTCTACGTTCACAAGTTCGTCAATCAGGCCGAGGCCGTGCGGACTTACGAGCGCATCTTGGAAGTCGAGCCCGCCAATCCCGGGGCCATCGACTACCTGCGCCAGATGTACGAAAAACGGCGCGATTGGGAAAAGCTGATTCAGCTGAAGACCAACGAGGCGCGCCAATACGAGCAGGGTCCCGTTCGCAGCGCGGCGTTCAAGGAAATTGCGCAGCTCGCGACGGAGCGGGTCAAGAAGCCTGAAGTCTGTATCGATCTCTGGGCCGTAGTGCTCGAGAACGACGCCGAAGACTCCGATGCCATCGATGCGCTGGCTCAGTTGTACGAGCGAGCCCGCGACTACGAGAAGTTGGCGGACGTGCTCGAGAAGCAGGCGCAGATCACCTACGACACCGGCGCGAAGATCAACATCCTGAACAAGCTCGGTCAGGTCGTGGGCGATCGTCTCAAAGACGACGTCCGCGCCGTCGAAGCCTACCGGCAGCTACTCACCATTCAGCCGGATGACCGCCGCGCCCAGGAGCAGCTGAAGAAGCGCTACGTGACACTCGGACGCTGGGACGACCTCGAAGTGTTCTACGCCGAGAGCGGCAAGTGGGACGAGTTCATCCGCGTGCTGGAGAGCAACGAGGCGAAGGCTGACACGAACGAGCAGCGCATCGGCATGCTGCTCAAGATCGCCGAGCTGTGGATGACCCAGAAGGGCAAGCCCGACCGCTCGGCGAAGGCGTACGAAAAGGTGCTCGGACTGGAGCCGACCCACCTGGCGGCTGCCGAACGCCTCATCCCCGTCTACACGGAGGCCAACAACCCGAAGGGACTGGCCAACGCGATCGAGGTCAAGCTCGGCCACGTCGACGAGCCGGGAGAGCGGCTGGCTCTGCTCAGGGAGGTCGCCGAGCTCTACGAGACGCGTATCAACGACAAGGCCAAAGCCTTCGAGCGTTTCCTGTCGGCATTCGAGATCGCGCCCAGCGACGACCAGAGTCAAGCTGACGTCGAGCGCGCGGCCCAACAAACTTCGCGCTGGGATGAGGTCGTGGCTGCTTATCGCGCCGCAGAGGAGCGCGCCGAGCAGGAGAGTGACGCCGTGCTCGCGACCGCGTTGCGTCTACGGCTCGGGCGGATTTTGGTCGACGAGGTGGGTCGTATCGACGACGCACTCGCGGAGTACCGCGCCGTGTACGAGGCGGAGCCGGAGAACGCAGTGGCGCTGGAGGCGCTGGAGAAGCTCTATCGGCAGACCGAACGCTGGAAAGACTTGCTCGAGGTCTACGCGAAGAAGCGCGATCTCGCCTACGACACCGAGACGAAGAAGCCGATTCTCTACGAGATTGCCCGGCTGCACGAGGGACAGCTTGGCGACGCCGAGTCGGCCATCAGCACCTACCAGGCAGTCCTGGAAGACGACCCGGCCGACGGCATCGCGCTCGAAGCTCTCGATCGCCTGTACGGTGAGACGAGTGCTTGGGAGGCTTACGCAGATGTCCTGCGCCGCCGCATCGAGCTGGACTCGAGCGAGCAGGCGCTGGTCGATCTCAAGTTTCGCCTCGCACAGACCCAGGCCCGTCATTTGTCCGACGCGGCTGGCGCGCTGACCAATTACCGCGAGATCTTGTTCATCAATCAGGATCACGAGGGCGCTCGGGTGTCCCTCGAGGAGATGCTCACTGACGAGGAGCTGCGGGGGGAGTCCGCCGCGATCCTCGAGACCATCTACGAGGTACGCGAGGACTGGGAGAAGCTGATCGGAGCGCTGGAGATCCTGGCCGTTGCCGACAGTGATCCCCAACGCCGCGTGGCGCTGCTCCGCAAAATCGCCTTCGTCGCGGCGAACCAGCTGCAATCACTCGAGCGAGCGATCGACGCGCAGGCTCGTGCTCTCAAGCAAGACCCGGCGCTGGTGGACACGCGGCTGGAGCTCGAGCAGTTGGCGGAGCAGTCCGGCGCCTGGCAGGAAGTGATTCGGATCTACCAGGAGGTGGCCGCGGGCATCGACGACGCGCCGCTCGCGCGTGACTACTGGATGCGACTCGCGTCGATCCAAGAGCAGCTCCAGCTCGTCGCGGACGCGGCGCAGAGTTACGACAAAGTGCTCGCGCTCGACCCAGGCGACGCTGAGGCGCTCGCGGCCATGGACGCGCTCTATCGGGGCACCGGGCACTGGGAAGAGTTGGTGGGCGTGTTCCGTCGCCGCATCGACCTGGCCGAAGACGGCGCGGAGCGCGAGTCGCTGTACGCGCAAATGGCGCAGGTCTTCGAGGAGAAGTTGGGCAAACCATCGGAGGCGATCGCCGCTTACCGAGAGGTGTTGGCACTCGACCCCGCGAGCGCCGTGGCGCTTTCGGCGCTCGATGGCCTGTTCACCCGCCAGAGCATGTGGGCGGAGCTGGCGGAGAACCTCGACACCCAGCTGGGGCTCGCCGAAGATGAGGCAACGCAGCTCTCATTGATGCTGCGCTTGGCCGCGCTCCGCGAGACCCGCATGAGCGACGTCGACTCTGCCATCGAAGGCTACCGGCAGGTCCTGGATCGCGAGCCGACCGACGCCCCCGCGCTGGCGGCCCTCGAACGCCTGGGCCAGGCCCCGGAGAACGAGCTGGCGATCGCGGAGATCCTCGAGCCGCTGTATCGGCAGCAAGGGGACTACCAGAAGCTCATCGGTGTGCACGAAGTGCAGGTCCGACGCGCCGACGATCCTTCGCGCCAGGTCGAGTTGCTGCACCAGATTGCATCGCTGCATGAAGATGCGGCCGGCGATGTGAACGCCGCGTTCGACACCATGGCGCGCGCGCTCGCCGCCGATCCGGCCCACGAAGGTACACAGCAAGGGCTCGACCGTTTGGCCCGAGTCACGAGCCGATTCCAGGATCTGGCCCAGGTGTTCGAGAAGCTCGCGTTGGAGCAGACCGAGCCTGACCTCGCCAGTGAGCTCTACACCTTCGCGGCCCGAGTCTTCGAGAACGACGTGGGGAACGTGGACCGGGCGATCGAGCTGTATCGCCAGGTGCTCAAGATCGACGCCATGAATCTGGCGGCGGCCGAGTCGTTGCAGACTCTATTCCACTCGACCGAGCGTTACGCCGACATGGCGCTGATCCTACAGCGCAAGGCGACAATCCTCGAGGATACCGAGGATCAGAAGGCGGCCCTGTATCAGGCTGCGAGCATCGAGGAAGAAGTCCTCGAGCGCAAAGACGCCGCGATCAACGTGTACCTGAAGGTGCTGGAGATCGATCCCGAGGATCTGAAGAGCATCGACGCCTTGATCAGCCTCTATCTGGGCCTCTCGCGCTGGGAGGACATGCTCGGCGTCTACAACAAGAAGGTCGATCTCGTCCTGGATACGGACGAAAAGAAGATGATCTTCTACCAGGTTGGCGCCGTTCACGAGCGTGAGCTGAGCGATGTGGGGCGAGCCATCGACACCTACCAAAAGGTACTCGAGCTCGATCCCGATGACCTGACTGCGCTGGGTCGGCTCGACGTGCTCTACCAGACGGCCGAGAACTGGCCGGAGTTGTTGAGCGTCTTGCAGCACGAGGCGGAGCTCACTCAGGACGCCGCCGAAGCGGTCAGTTTCCAGTACCGCATCGCGGAGTTGTTCGAGAAACACCTGGCGGACGTCGAGCGGGCCGTGGAGCTGTATCGCGACATTCTCGGCATTCAGCCGGACCACCCGCCGACCTTGGCGGCGCTCGAGGGCATCAAGGACGGCGACCGCGCAGGACTCGCCGCCGCTGGCGTGCTCGAGCCGGTCTACGATGCGATGGGCGAGTGGCAGCGCCTGGTGAGCGTGCTCGAAGTCCAGGTGCGCCACGCCGAAGACGCGTACGTGAAGGTCGAGCTCTTGCACCGCATCGCGCGGCTGTACGAGGAGAGTCTGAACGACCCACACAACGCGTTCCAGACCTACGCGCGCGCGGTCCAGGGCGACAGCCAGAACGAAGAGTCCCTCGCTTCGCTCGAGCGGCTCGCAAACCTGATCGAGCGCTGGCCCGCCGTCGCCGAGCTCTATGATTCCGAGCTCGCGCAGCTCGGTGAGCAGCCGGAGCGGGTCGTGGAGCTCGGGCTCAGGGTGGCGCAGGTCTACGAGGTCCAGCTCGAGAACCTCGACAACGCAGTCGCGCGCTATCGACGCGTGCTCGAGGCTGACCCAGAGAGTCAGAGCGCGGTGCGGGCGCTGGACCGGCTCTTCTCCCAGAGCGAGCGTTGGACGGATCTGGCCGAGGTTCTGAAGCGCGAGGCCGACATTGGTCAGAGCCCGGACGAGATCTTGGAGTTCAAGTTCCGCCTCGGGCAGGTCTACCAGCTGCGTCTGGGTGATCTGGACAGGGCCATCGAGGCCTACCGTGAGGTCATCAACGCGGCTCCCGAGCACGCTGACACACTCACTGCCCTCGAGGGGCTGTTCGAGTCGGGGACCAAACAGCTGGAGGTCGCAGAGATCCTGGAGCCGCTGTATCAGCAGTCCGGCGAGTGGGAGAAGCTCATCCGCGTGCGCGAGGCCGAGCTCGGCCACATCACCGACTTGGACCAGCGCATCGCGATGTACCAACGGATCGCGGAGGACGCCGAGGAGCGCCTGATGGATCCAGTGCGCGCGTTCGAGGTCTACGTGCGAGCGATCCGCGAGCGCCCGCTGGACGAGCGCACGGGCGACGAGATTGAGCGCTTGGGCAGCATGATCGACGGTGGCTGGGAGCAGCTCGCCAACGCCTACGCAGACGTGCTCGGCATCGAGGGCTCGGAGGCGGCGACGCAGGCGGCCATCGGCAAGCGTCTCGCCAGGGTCTTCGAAGAGGAGCTGGCGGATGTCGCGAAGGCAGAGGAGACCTATCGGTACGTGTTGACGGTGGTGCCGGCGGAAGCCGACGCACTCGCCAACCTGGATCGCATCTACACTTCGCTGGAGCAGTGGCCCGAGCTCGCTGGCGTGCTCGAACAGCGCGCTCAGGCGGCTGAGGATTCACGCGACAAGGTCGACCTCAACACCCGGCTCGGACAGGTCTACGAAGAGCAACTGGGTCAAGTGCAGGACGCGATCCGGGCGTTTCGGCGGATCTTCGACCAGCTCGAGCCGGCAAACGAAGAGGCGATTCAGGCACTCGGTCGCATCTACGAGCAGACGGAGCAGTGGGTCGAGCTCGACGGTGTTTATCGTCGCGAGCTCGAGAACGCGGTCGGCGACGTGCAAGAGGCCGAGATCCGCGCGAAGATGGCGCGGCTCGCGTCCGAGCGTCTGGGCAAGATCGAGGAGGCAATCGAGGGCTGGAAGCGTGTGCTCGATCTGCGCGACGAGGATCCAGAGGCGCTCTAA